agttatcatatatcttacataatctttgataatatcgtcatctaacctataatcggctaacatctgttagtagaaggcggccgattaggttaaatagcgacattagcttagattatataggatatctatcactctatgaaacatccagtggcttgattgtctagatattgttcttcttttcatacttagtgctgcatcagttaagtttgatctactaagtcgtgcttagaatctcaatctctagcctgctttctggttgccgattagggtagcgtcggggtttcagccgatcttatccgatttaaccatatttgctctatatgcttcattgacatgttaaatctgccctttgtgttaagatcttgttgcatttaagtatactagacttctgtttggtatattttgcttgctttaatatcttaatatagagtagtatcggagtattagccgatacatgctacatcgatctgatcggctatgatacgaacatatatagtcttattgttaatatatacttcgatctaagtgatttatactgtctcggcatggcgtccgatctatcccagtcacttgatttaaaatatatatcgaCATGAGggttatatattgttaatatctacagccgatcgaatagatttagtccCTCCTTATTTATTTATGACTGCCGACCGATGCATATGTTGCATCGGCTCaaggataaatgatatgtcatcggcacctagcctatcggctatcatttatggatttaaccgcggtttctttgtctttgtttcttgttgattgcaggatcaaatcaactggcacgctagcgcATCCGAAGGcgagatttggacctgcactggagttaagcagatctcctaggcctcgtgttttctgtcaacagaatcctaatgataataaagagtaggcggcagTTGgaccgtagaggagtatagtggcatcgtttgacgggacttctaaaattataaaaaaatgaaacccaacaaaacaataaactctaaaactacaaggtccattttttaaaggttcggaacttctaaaatgtaaaaaaaaactaataataatcatgttcgattttaaaatctcaatgacaataaagaagggagacaGCGGGCTAGCtatagaggagtacaatggcaaagccgctgacaataattatgttcgatttttaaatcctaatgacaataaagagacagcggacgggccgtagagaagtataatggcagcgtttgacaggacttctagaaattataaaaacccaacaagacaataaactctaaaaactataagatccagtttttaaaggttcgaagaagaataaatagaaataatggtagatcgagcaactaaataaataaagaaggagCTGACAGAAGTAAAGGATAGCAATTGGTCtgatttttaaaaactatataattagaaacacaggGATGATAAGGCTTTCTCTTTCAAAGTACTAAGActatgagatagctatttaataaatttaagtaaaatcacattaaaaaatatatgattttctttgggtgctagccgcgcaattgcgcgagCCACCCAGCAATTCGTGATATTAGAGTAATCTTCTGTTCTATATCTGTTTTCTTGTTATTCATTAACTTAATGAAGAATTTCTTGTTATTCATTAACTTAATGAAGAATAGAACCCCATCATATCCATTGCTTCTTATGAAAAGATACATCTTCGGATatttcttgatgcaaaatcatCAAGAACGGTATTAAGATCAATAGTAGTGTCTAAGATATCCTTCTCAATTGAGTACATAGCCAAGCCATTTAACCTTTCTTGCGTCATAGTTGATCTCAAATAGTTCTTCAATACTTCAATTTTGAGAAACTTCTTTCAGCTGAAGCTACCGTCACAGGTACAGTTAAGAGAATTCGATAGGCAACAGAAACATTTGGATAGTAATTTCCATCCATAACAAACTTCAGAATCTCAGGCGCGGACATCGAAGAATCTGGCAAACTTATTTGCAACACCTTTTAATTCTGAATAAAAATCATTGATCTCAACATCGGATGAGGTACTAGACTACTAGTATTAGGTGTTGGCCCCCTATCATCATGAGCCCCCCACCATCATGGGCCCCCGGCGGTCGCCTCAGCTACATAGGGCCAGGGCCAGCCctgcgcctcgccgcgccgagagcgagagagatacagaagaaagaagggagagaaaaggggaaacaGAGAGGAAGATGACGTGTaatactgacatgtggggttcaCGTGGATCCCACGCTAACTCAACCGCCACGTAGATCAAAACCAGTATCAAAACCGCCGAAtgacctcgggtgaccggttttatatagttaagggacctcgcatatctagttttgtggttcgaggatGTTTATTTTATCTTGCtgacaagttgagagaccttcggtgcactttttcTAAAAGTCTTTCTTCCTGGTGGGCCTAGCACAGACCATCTAAACCCACAGCCTAAGTTTTCTTAAACTACAGAAGTATAATTCAGGTACCTTAACTCCCTTTCCTTGTCAtttcctttcttccttcctgGCCCAGCCCACCATGCGGGCCTAGCCTGCTGAGCCGCGAGCCGTCGACCTTGGCTCGATCCCCTGTTCTCCCCGTGCGACACGGGCCAGCGCATAGCAGGCTCCCGTGCCTCGCGTCTGATCGATCACCACACAGCGCGCGACGGATCCCGCGTGTCGCGTCGATGACGAGAACCAAACAGCGTCGCTTTGGCCCGTCGATCGTCCTCTCGGTTTTTTTCCGTGagtaaaaaacaacaaaaaaaaatatttgctgcGACGTACTCCGTACGTATATATGAACTCCAACTCTCATCTAAAAAGTATTCGCTGCCACACTATGGATTCCAACTCTGATCCTAAAGGTTGGACAAAATCCTCTTACCACTCTGCTATAGACACTCCCAATTTCAAATGGGTACCACTGCAATTTTAccacattaaaaaaataccatacTACTATTTATGAAATCTGCTGAGTGTCACTGGAACTTTGTaaaattagatccatgccaccACCATCACATTTTCCATTCATTGCTGTCACACTCCAGTGTGGGATCCACGTGTCAGCTCTATCCTCTACCTCCATCCCCTCTCTTATCCCTTCCCATTCTCTCTCCGGTGGGCGTGGCCGgcgaacagcagcagcaggtggccggcagcagcagcagcagtagctggccgacggcggcggcggcgagggccacAGACCGTAGTGCCGGAGGGGTGGAGGTGGCGACGGGCGAGGGTGTGGTTGTTGTGCATCCAGACCTTGAGGATGCGGCACTTGATGCCGACCTCCTGACAGAATCGCTGCACGATGGTGTCCTCCAGCTTCTGCAGCCGCCACCCGACCTCCTCGGCGAACTCCAGCATCCTCGCCTTCTGCTCCGCCGTCAACCGTGGCCGCGGTGCGCGCcgagcaggtggtggtggtggtggaggtggtgtggcggcgggcggcggcggcgagcttcttGCGGTGGCCGTCGTCGGCAAGTATGTTCTAATTGATTTATTGCTTGATGTTGATGTGAATTATggcgttctttttttttgggtggtttaTGGTTTGTTTGATTGTGTCAGTGCTCTTGCCgtcgtggacgacgacgacggcgaccaccgcGAGGAGCTGAGAGGCCTGCTGCGGCTGTTCCCGATATGGGTGACGTGCATCATCTACACGGTGATCTTCACCCAGTCGTCGACGTTCTTCACGAAGCAGGCGGCGACGCTGGACCGGCGGATCGGCGAGAGCTTCAAGGTGCCACCAGCGGCGCTGCAGACGTTCATCAGGGTCACCAACATCGCCTTCATCCCAGTGTACGACCGGGCGTTCGTGCTCGTGGCCCGGCGATTCACACGCACGTCGTCGGGGATCACCATGCCGCAGCGGATCAACAAAAATccctcgccgccttcgtcgAGGAAATCAGCGGCCGGCGTGCTTCTCCGCCATGGACGCCGGCAGCTGGTGATGCGGGTGAaagaggaaggggaaagagAAGAGATGGGAGGGATGTGGGGCCCACACACAGTTGGATTCTAACGACGATTTTTAACAAAAATGTGATGGAgtggcatggtttcaattttgCCAAATTTCAGTGGCACGTAGACGATAACGTGAATAATAGTGGCATTTTTTCGAATTGGCATATTTGTGGTGACAtgtatccaattaacccatttCAAATAGGTCTAATCATTTTTTACAGATATACTACGGTTGTCAGTGCCAATGGCCTGACGCTGGGATATTGGGCCTTAGCACCAAGGCTCATGGCGTTAAGGTAGCATTCTATTTTCAGCTATAGTTTTTGTCACTATCTAGTTATTATATAATAAGTTTATTATATAAAAGGTCCAAAATTGTCAAAAATGTTGGTCTTATATGTTATGCATCCCTGTTTATGTTGGTTGGTTTAAATTGAACGGACCAAAGTTATACAGCTccccggtcaaaaaaaaatttatacagttggatattactccctccgtttcatgtacctataattcaccaacatAGTGCTACATCCTCATTCCTTATTGATCGGTCAGGATCGTTCCAATCAAATCTAACGGCCTATATTACTCCCACCTCCCCCATACTCTCTCCTGCAAACCCCGCCCCATATGGATCGCCCCTCATGCGCAATCTCCGCTCCCTCCCTTCCatcgctccctctctcccacaGCAGTACAGCACAGCCGTCGCCTcaactcgtcgccgccgccgccgatcgatCATCGCTGGTGACCAACGTCACACCggggtcgtcgtcctcgcctcGCATCCTCCGATCTCCTCCGCGTCGCCTCCCTCACCTGTCTGCTCCGCCCACGCCGATCTATCTCTCCCGTCGGCGTCACCAACGAGGGCCACGTCGTCGATCTCCTCCGCGCCTCCGTCGGGACTCCCTCACCGATCTGCTCCGCCCGAGCAGATGCTGTGTCGATGAAGCCGCAGTTGAGGTGGATGCAAGTCAGTGCTGGATACGGCTGCCAGGAATCTTCATGCGCTCGAGGTAACGATGAAGGTTGCTGCGCCTTTGGGGATGACGACGAGATACGAGAGTGGCGGCATGGTGTTCAACCACGCGATCTTTCCTGCTCAGGTAAGTGCCGCTTGGGGAGTAAATTAAAACAATTAATTCTATCGGCAACAATTTGATTCTGGATGCTTATCTAATTTGACTTGCTCGATCTTGATTAGCTGAGAAATGCTTTCACACAGCTGATACTTCCCCTCTTGCACAGCAGGGCAGCAATAAACAAAGAACCCGACATTGTTATTTACAAACAGCATTTGCACCTGCATCAGTAAAGTGCTTACAAAGTGTTTGTACATATGTCTTAATcattgtgcattttttttacaggAATGCCAACTTTGTGCTATCCAACATTTTCTTTTACCAAGGAGGGGCCTTGATCTTGATGACCTGCTGAAGATATGTATTTTGGCCAGCAGAAAGGAAATGGAGACATAGAATAATTGGCTCGGAAGCAATAAGTATGTTATACTTATATTCACCAATGTATTTTATTATCTTTACATTATAATCTTTCTCGCACTTTAATTTTATGTCTGATGCAAAGAAGAACAAACTGAATGTAATTTCTTCAGCATGCTCTGAACCAAAATGAATGTAATTTTATTGTTTCTTGTGAAATTAGTTGTTAACTAGATATGGAAGCTagagaaaaattattttcaaaacaAGTTGATGCCCTTTTTCCAATCCAATAGTCGATCAAAGTTTCCACCCTTTCCTGATGAACTGATTAAAGCTATAGTAATTGATTAGAGTTTCCACTGCATATCTTACTGAATAAAGCTTCTAAATTACTAATGAACCGAACTCTAAAATACTCGTCTTTCTCAGCATAGCAGTGTTTGGGATGCAACACCATTGTGAAGTGCAGTGAGACTGAATCTTAGAGATAAATTACTGAAGAACTAAACTCTAATTGTGAGTGCCTTTGTAGTTTCTGTTCTTTTAACCCT
The nucleotide sequence above comes from Oryza glaberrima chromosome 11, OglaRS2, whole genome shotgun sequence. Encoded proteins:
- the LOC127754062 gene encoding protein NRT1/ PTR FAMILY 2.9-like, whose amino-acid sequence is MVSSSFCSRHPTSSANSSILAFCSAVNRGRGARRAGGGGGGGGVAAGGGGELLAVAVVGNALAVVDDDDGDHREELRGLLRLFPIWVTCIIYTVIFTQSSTFFTKQAATLDRRIGESFKVPPAALQTFIRVTNIAFIPVYDRAFVLVARRFTRTSSGITMPQRINKNPSPPSSRKSAAGVLLRHGRRQLVMRVKEEGEREEMGGMWGPHTVGF